In Populus nigra chromosome 1, ddPopNigr1.1, whole genome shotgun sequence, one genomic interval encodes:
- the LOC133687464 gene encoding actin-depolymerizing factor isoform X2 gives MANSASGMAVDDECKLRFMELKAKRSHRFIVFKIEEKIQQVVVETVGEPQQSYDDFTASLPANECRYAVYDFDFTTDENVQKSKIFFVAWSPDTSKIRSKMLYASSRDRFRRELDGVQVELQATDPSEMSLDIVKERAF, from the exons ATG GCGAATTCAGCATCTGGAATGGCTGTTGATGACGAGTGTAAGCTGAGGTTCATGGAACTTAAAGCAAAAAGGAGCCACCGATTTATCGTTTTCAAGATTGAAGAAAAGATCCAACAAGTGGTGGTGGAGACAGTGGGAGAACCTCAACAAAGCTATGATGATTTCACTGCCAGTTTGCCAGCCAACGAGTGCCGATATGCTGTCTACGATTTCGATTTCACTACCGATGAGAACGTTCAAAAGAGCAAAATTTTCTTCGTTGCATG GTCTCCTGACACATCGAAGATAAGAAGTAAGATGTTGTATGCTAGTTCAAGGGATAGATTCAGGAGAGAGCTTGATGGGGTTCAAGTTGAGTTACAGGCGACAGATCCTAGCGAAATGAGCTTGGACATTGTCAAGGAACGAGCCTTCTAA
- the LOC133687464 gene encoding actin-depolymerizing factor isoform X1 encodes MAQANSASGMAVDDECKLRFMELKAKRSHRFIVFKIEEKIQQVVVETVGEPQQSYDDFTASLPANECRYAVYDFDFTTDENVQKSKIFFVAWSPDTSKIRSKMLYASSRDRFRRELDGVQVELQATDPSEMSLDIVKERAF; translated from the exons atggcACAGGCGAATTCAGCATCTGGAATGGCTGTTGATGACGAGTGTAAGCTGAGGTTCATGGAACTTAAAGCAAAAAGGAGCCACCGATTTATCGTTTTCAAGATTGAAGAAAAGATCCAACAAGTGGTGGTGGAGACAGTGGGAGAACCTCAACAAAGCTATGATGATTTCACTGCCAGTTTGCCAGCCAACGAGTGCCGATATGCTGTCTACGATTTCGATTTCACTACCGATGAGAACGTTCAAAAGAGCAAAATTTTCTTCGTTGCATG GTCTCCTGACACATCGAAGATAAGAAGTAAGATGTTGTATGCTAGTTCAAGGGATAGATTCAGGAGAGAGCTTGATGGGGTTCAAGTTGAGTTACAGGCGACAGATCCTAGCGAAATGAGCTTGGACATTGTCAAGGAACGAGCCTTCTAA
- the LOC133677511 gene encoding tubulin beta-1 chain: MREILHIQGGQCGNQIGAKFWEVVCAEHGIDSTGRYQGDSALQIERVNVYYNEASCGRFVPRAVLMDLEPGTMDSVRSGPYGQIFRPDNFVFGQSGAGNNWAKGHYTEGAELIDSVLDVVRKEAENCDCLQGFQVCHSLGGGTGSGMGTLLISKIREEYPDRMMLTFSVFPSPKVSDTVVEPYNATLSVHQLVENADECMVLDNEALYDICFRTLKLTTPSFGDLNHLISATMSGVTCCLRFPGQLNSDLRKLAVNLIPFPRLHFFMVGFAPLTSRGSQQYRALTVPELTQQMWDAKNMMCAADPRHGRYLTASAMFRGKMSTKEVDEQMINVQNKNSSYFVEWIPNNVKSTVCDIPPTGLTMASTFIGNSTSIQEMFRRVSEQFTAMFRRKAFLHWYTGEGMDEMEFTEAESNMNDLVSEYQQYQDATADEEGEFEDEEEAYGDEA; encoded by the exons ATGAGGGAAATCCTTCACATCCAAGGAGGTCAATGTGGAAACCAAATAGGAGCAAAGTTTTGGGAAGTGGTATGTGCAGAACACGGGATTGACTCAACGGGTCGGTACCAAGGTGACTCAGCTCTTCAAATAGAGCGAGTTAATGTTTACTATAACGAAGCCAGTTGTGGAAGGTTTGTGCCTCGCGCTGTTTTAATGGATCTTGAACCGGGCACTATGGATAGTGTTAGATCTGGTCCGTATGGGCAGATATTTAGACCGGATAATTTTGTGTTTGGGCAATCTGGTGCCGGTAATAACTGGGCTAAAGGGCATTATACTGAGGGAGCCGAGTTGATTGATTCTGTTCTTGATGTTGTGAGAAAGGAGGCTGAGAACTGTGACTGCTTGCAAG GGTTTCAGGTATGCCACTCATTGGGAGGTGGTACAGGGTCCGGGATGGGAACACTATTGATCTCGAAAATAAGAGAGGAATACCCAGATCGAATGATGCTCACATTCTCAGTGTTCCCATCCCCAAAGGTCTCGGACACTGTGGTCGAGCCTTACAATGCAACTCTCTCTGTTCACCAACTTGTTGAAAATGCAGATGAGTGTATGGTTCTTGATAATGAAGCCCTTTATGATATCTGCTTCCGTACTCTCAAGCTCACAACTCCCAGCT TTGGGGATCTGAACCACCTGATTTCTGCCACCATGAGTGGTGTTACATGCTGCCTTCGTTTCCCCGGTCAGCTCAACTCAGACCTTCGCAAACTTGCTGTGAACCTCATCCCATTCCCCCGGCTTCATTTTTTCATGGTTGGCTTTGCGCCTCTCACATCCCGTGGTTCTCAGCAATACCGTGCCCTGACTGTACCTGAACTCACCCAACAAATGTGGGATGCCAAGAACATGATGTGTGCTGCTGATCCTCGCCATGGCAGATATCTCACAGCATCTGCAATGTTTCGTGGCAAAATGAGCACAAAGGAAGTTGACGAGCAGATGATTAATGTCCAAAACAAGAACTCGTCCTACTTTGTTGAATGGATCCCCAACAATGTCAAGTCCACGGTCTGTGACATCCCTCCTACAGGCTTGACAATGGCTTCCACATTCATTGGCAACTCCACATCAATCCAAGAAATGTTCAGAAGAGTTAGTGAGCAGTTCACTGCCATGTTCCGCAGGAAGGCCTTCTTGCATTGGTACACTGGAGAGGGAATGGATGAGATGGAATTTACAGAGGCTGAGAGCAACATGAATGATTTGGTCTCGGAGTACCAGCAATACCAGGATGCAACTGCTGATGAGGAAGGCGAGTTTGAAGATGAGGAGGAAGCATACGGGGATGAGGCCTAA
- the LOC133697841 gene encoding serine racemase isoform X2, translating to MTCVKGSCFSNVNVFRKDPILCFLFVISGAFKFRGACNAIFSLNKDQADKGVVTHSSGNHAAALALAADLRDIPAYVVIPNNAPNCKIQNVIRYSGQITYSQPTLQSRETTTTKIMQETGAVLIHPYNDVRIISGQGTIALELLEQAPEIDTIIVPISGGGLISGVALAAKSINPSIRILAAEPCGANDAALSKAAGEIVKLPETNTIADGLRASLGSLTWPVVRDLVDAVITVEDQEIIEATKLCYEVLKVVVEPSGAIGLAAVLSDSFQNNPAWKDSNHVGIVLSGGNLDLGVLWDSICIL from the exons ATGACATGTGTAAAAGGAAGCTGTTTTTCAAATGTGAATGTTTTCAGAAAGG ACCCAATTTTGTGTTTTCTATTCGTTATCAGTGGGGCATTCAAGTTCAGAGGTGCGTGCAATGCCATATTTTCACTTAATAAAGATCAGGCAGATAAAGGGGTTGTAACTCACAGCAG TGGCAACCACGCTGCAGCATTGGCTTTGGCTGCAGACTTGCGGGATATCCCAGCATATGTAGTTATACCCAACAATGCTCCAAATTGCAAAATTCAGAATGTGATACGTTACAGTGGTCAAATTACATATTCTCAGCCTACATTACAGTCAAGGGAGACTACCACAACAAAGATCATGCAAGAAACTGGTGCAGTTCTCATCCATCCTTATAATGATGTGCGCATAATAAG TGGGCAGGGTACCATAGCATTGGAGCTTCTGGAGCAAGCCCCAGAAATTGACACTATAATAGTTCCTATTAGTG GAGGTGGTTTGATATCCGGGGTGGCATTGGCTGCTAAGTCCATCAACCCTTCTATTCGAATTTTGGCTGCTGAGCCTTGTGGAGCTAATGATGCAGCTCTATCCAAAGCAGCTGGAGAGATTGTAAAGTTGCCTGAAACCAACACCATTGCAGATGGTCTTCGAGCTTCTCTTGGAAGTCTTACCTG GCCAGTGGTTCGAGATTTGGTTGATGCTGTTATAACAGTGGAAGATCAGGAGATAATAGAAGCCACGAAACTCTGTTATGAGGTTCTGAAAGTCGTAGTAGAACCTAGTGGAGCTATAGGCCTTGCAGCTGTTTTATCTGATAGTTTTCAGAATAACCCTGCCTGGAAGGATAGCAACCACGTGGGAATCGTGCTTTCAGGAGGTAATCTGGATCTTGGTGTTCTTTGGGATTCAATTTGCATTCTGTAA
- the LOC133697841 gene encoding serine racemase isoform X1, whose product MEPNSEITKEKYGVDISSIREAQVRIDPYIHKTPVFTSGSLNDMCKRKLFFKCECFQKGGAFKFRGACNAIFSLNKDQADKGVVTHSSGNHAAALALAADLRDIPAYVVIPNNAPNCKIQNVIRYSGQITYSQPTLQSRETTTTKIMQETGAVLIHPYNDVRIISGQGTIALELLEQAPEIDTIIVPISGGGLISGVALAAKSINPSIRILAAEPCGANDAALSKAAGEIVKLPETNTIADGLRASLGSLTWPVVRDLVDAVITVEDQEIIEATKLCYEVLKVVVEPSGAIGLAAVLSDSFQNNPAWKDSNHVGIVLSGGNLDLGVLWDSICIL is encoded by the exons ATGGAACCAAATAGTGAAATAACCAAAGAGAAGTATGGTGTTGATATCTCCTCCATAAGGGAGGCACAAGTGCGCATCGACCCATACATACACAAAACTCCAGTCTTTACCTCAGGAAGTCTGAATGACATGTGTAAAAGGAAGCTGTTTTTCAAATGTGAATGTTTTCAGAAAGG TGGGGCATTCAAGTTCAGAGGTGCGTGCAATGCCATATTTTCACTTAATAAAGATCAGGCAGATAAAGGGGTTGTAACTCACAGCAG TGGCAACCACGCTGCAGCATTGGCTTTGGCTGCAGACTTGCGGGATATCCCAGCATATGTAGTTATACCCAACAATGCTCCAAATTGCAAAATTCAGAATGTGATACGTTACAGTGGTCAAATTACATATTCTCAGCCTACATTACAGTCAAGGGAGACTACCACAACAAAGATCATGCAAGAAACTGGTGCAGTTCTCATCCATCCTTATAATGATGTGCGCATAATAAG TGGGCAGGGTACCATAGCATTGGAGCTTCTGGAGCAAGCCCCAGAAATTGACACTATAATAGTTCCTATTAGTG GAGGTGGTTTGATATCCGGGGTGGCATTGGCTGCTAAGTCCATCAACCCTTCTATTCGAATTTTGGCTGCTGAGCCTTGTGGAGCTAATGATGCAGCTCTATCCAAAGCAGCTGGAGAGATTGTAAAGTTGCCTGAAACCAACACCATTGCAGATGGTCTTCGAGCTTCTCTTGGAAGTCTTACCTG GCCAGTGGTTCGAGATTTGGTTGATGCTGTTATAACAGTGGAAGATCAGGAGATAATAGAAGCCACGAAACTCTGTTATGAGGTTCTGAAAGTCGTAGTAGAACCTAGTGGAGCTATAGGCCTTGCAGCTGTTTTATCTGATAGTTTTCAGAATAACCCTGCCTGGAAGGATAGCAACCACGTGGGAATCGTGCTTTCAGGAGGTAATCTGGATCTTGGTGTTCTTTGGGATTCAATTTGCATTCTGTAA
- the LOC133683396 gene encoding probable CoA ligase CCL9: MESLTLTALLNKSAKDFPNRRAISLSGRLDLTHAQLQQTVDHAASLLISAGINPGDVVALTFPNTIEFVVMFLAVIRCRATAAPLNQAYTAEEFEFYLTDSESKLLIMPQEPILPALTAASKLKIPHVTSTLDFQSKRVTLSTESESVPDAVDDVVNDSSDVALFLHTSGTTSRPKGVPLTQLNLASSVLNIKSVYKLTESDSTVLVLPLFHVHGLLAGLLSSLVAGAAVALPAAGRFSASTFWKDMVSYNATWYTAVPTIHQIILDRHVSKPEPAYPKLRFIRSCSASLAPVIMERLEEAFGAPVLEAYAMTEAAHLMASNPLPEDGPHKPGSVGRPIGQEMAILNENGVVQPVGVSGEVCIRGPNVTKGYKNNPEGNKAAFQFGWFHTGDVGFLDEDGFLHLVGRIKELINRGGEKISPIEVDAVLLSHPDIAQAVAFGVPDEKYGEEINCAIIPREGSSIDEDEVLSFCKKNLATFKVPKKVFITDSLPKTATGKIQRRLVAEHFLAQISTAKVPKFGA; encoded by the exons ATGGAGTCCCTCACTTTGACTGCTTTGTTAAACAAATCAGCCAAGGATTTCCCAAATCGTCGCGCTATATCACTCTCTGGCAGACTCGATTTAACACACGCGCAATTGCAACAGACTGTCGATCATGCCGCCTCTCTTCTTATCTCCGCCGGCATCAATCCCGGTGATGTCGTCGCTCTCACCTTCCCCAACACCATCGAG TTTGTGGTCATGTTTCTGGCTGTAATTCGTTGCCGAGCCACAGCTGCGCCGTTAAACCAGGCTTACACAGCCGAGGAGTTCGAGTTTTACCTCACCGACTCAGAATCAAAACTCCTAATCATGCCACAAGAGCCAATCCTACCGGCACTAACCGCGGCTTCTAAGCTCAAAATCCCTCACGTGACATCCACGCTTGACTTCCAATCCAAAAGAGTAACTCTCTCAACCGAGTCAGAATCAGTACCTGACGCTGTAGACGATGTCGTCAACGACTCATCTGACGTGGCTTTGTTCTTACACACTTCTGGCACCACGAGCCGGCCCAAAGGCGTCCCTTTGACTCAGCTGAATTTGGCCTCTTCGGTTTTGAACATAAAATCGGTTTACAAACTCACCGAGTCTGACTCCACTGTCCTCGTGTTGCCGCTATTTCACGTGCATGGATTATTAGCTGGGTTATTGAGCTCACTAGTGGCTGGAGCCGCCGTGGCTCTTCCAGCCGCCGGGAGATTTTCTGCTTCAACATTTTGGAAAGACATGGTTTCATATAATGCCACGTGGTACACTGCAGTCCCGACAATTCATCAAATTATTCTTGACCGCCATGTCAGCAAGCCAGAGCCGGCTTACCCCAAGCTAAGGTTTATCAGGAGCTGTAGCGCTTCTTTGGCGCCGGTTATCATGGAACGGCTAGAGGAGGCCTTTGGCGCACCGGTTTTGGAGGCTTATGCAATGACTGAGGCAGCTCATTTAATGGCTTCCAACCCGTTACCCGAAGATGGCCCCCATAAACCCGGGTCGGTCGGACGACCCATTGGGCAGGAAATGGCCATTTTAAATGAGAATGGGGTGGTTCAACCGGTTGGAGTTAGTGGCGAGGTCTGTATTAGAGGGCCTAATGTGACCAAGGGTTATAAGAATAATCCTGAAGGCAATAAGGCTGCTTTTCAATTCGGGTGGTTCCATACAGGGGATGTCGGTTTTCTTGATGAGGATGGATTTTTGCACCTTGTCGGTCGGATCAAGGAGCTTATTAACCGTGGAG GGGAGAAGATATCACCAATTGAAGTGGATGCAGTTCTTTTGTCTCATCCTGACATTGCTCAGGCTGTCGCCTTCGGAGTTCCGGATGAAAAATATGGGGAAGAG ATAAATTGTGCCATAATTCCAAGGGAAGGATCGAGCATTGATGAAGATGAGGTGCTCAGCTTCTGCAAGAAAAATCTTGCAACCTTCAAGGTTCCCAAGAAGGTATTCATCACCGATTCACTCCCGAAAACCGCCACAGGAAAGATTCAGCGCAGGCTTGTAGCGGAGCATTTTCTTGCTCAAATCTCCACCGCTAAAGTACCCAAGTTTGGAGCTTAA